A genome region from Salvia splendens isolate huo1 chromosome 19, SspV2, whole genome shotgun sequence includes the following:
- the LOC121778402 gene encoding 3-ketoacyl-CoA synthase 10-like, with product MARSPPEEYLSPEIVNRGVEGSGPYAGSPSFSVRVNRGLPDFLSSVNLKYVMLGYGYLINHGFYFAWLPILLLVFGTQVGKLTWDAFHLEYYNLLNTLVFIGFLSLFLYVCLDLTPRATYLVDFACYLPPNDLKITRDEYLELAKKSGQFNEKALEFQQRVLKTSGIGDETYLPRVVFQPGYTKDLTVGREEAASSMFGAVDELIATTGIRPKDIRILIVNCGVLNTTPSLSAMVINRYKLRHTIQSYNLGGMGCAAGITAVDLADDLLKAYPGSYALIVSTEVVSFTWYGGNELDMLLPNCFFRMGAAAVLLSNNRLERWRSKYQLNHVVRTHKGMDDLSYRSIQLKEDAGGRQGLSVSKDVVEVGGHALKANVTTLGPLVLPVSEQLHFFKSLVWKKSSSSKPYIPDYKLAFEHVCILATSRKALDEMQKNLDLTDEYMEASRKTLERFGNTSSSSIWYELAYLEAKSKIKKGDRVWQLALGSGFKCNSAVWKAIRTVKHHNTNPWKEN from the exons ATGGCAAGAAGCCCACCGGAGGAGTACCTTTCACCCGAGATCGTGAACCGGGGCGTTGAGGGCTCCGGCCCCTACGCAGGCTCCCCTAGCTTCTCTGTCAGGGTGAACCGTGGCCTGCCCGATTTCCTCAGCTCCGTCAACCTCAAATACGTGATGCTCGGGTACGGGTATCTCATCAACCACGGCTTCTATTTCGCGTGGCTCCCGATTCTCCTGCTCGTTTTTGGCACACAAGTGGGCAAGCTAACATGGGATGCTTTCCATTTGGAATACTACAACCTACTTAACACACTTGTTTTTATTGGATTCTTGTCCTTGTTTCTCTATGTATGTCTTGATTTAACTCCTCGTGCCACTTATCTCGTCGATTTCGCATGCTATCTCCCACCCAATGACCTTAAG ATCACAAGAGATGAATACCTAGAACTAGCCAAGAAATCGGGGCAGTTCAACGAGAAAGCGCTCGAATTCCAGCAGCGAGTTCTCAAGACTTCCGGGATAGGCGACGAGACATACCTGCCACGGGTGGTGTTCCAGCCAGGCTACACGAAAGACCTGACCGTGGGGAGGGAGGAGGCGGCATCGTCCATGTTTGGCGCGGTGGACGAGCTCATCGCCACCACGGGCATCCGCCCCAAAGACATAAGGATTCTAATAGTCAACTGTGGGGTACTCAACACCACCCCGTCCCTCTCAGCCATGGTGATCAACCGCTATAAGCTGAGGCACACCATTCAGAGCTACAACCTAGGTGGCATGGGCTGCGCCGCTGGCATAACCGCAGTGGACCTCGCTGACGACCTCTTGAAAGCCTACCCAGGCTCGTACGCCTTGATAGTCAGCACAGAGGTTGTCAGCTTCACCTGGTATGGCGGGAACGAGCTGGACATGCTGCTCCCCAACTGCTTCTTCCGGATGGGGGCCGCAGCCGTGCTGCTCTCCAACAACCGCCTTGAGCGGTGGCGGTCAAAATATCAACTAAACCAT GTGGTACGGACGCACAAAGGAATGGACGACCTGAGCTATAGGAGCATACAGCTCAAGGAAGACGCGGGAGGAAGGCAAGGATTGTCAGTGAGCAAAGATGTGGTGGAAGTGGGAGGGCATGCTCTCAAGGCCAACGTTACCACACTAGGGCCACTGGTGCTGCCTGTTTCCGAGCAGTTACATTTTTTCAAGTCGCTGGTGTGGAAGAAGAGCAGCTCGTCCAAGCCCTACATCCCCGACTACAAGCTGGCGTTCGAGCACGTGTGCATACTGGCGACGAGCAGGAAAGCGCTAGACGAGATGCAGAAGAACCTGGACCTTACAGACGAGTACATGGAGGCGTCAAGAAAGACGTTGGAGCGGTTTGGCAACACGTCGAGCAGCAGCATCTGGTATGAGCTAGCTTACTTGGAAGCCAAGAGCAAGATCAAGAAAGGGGACAGGGTGTGGCAGCTGGCTCTGGGCTCAGGCTTCAAGTGTAACAGTGCTGTATGGAAAGCTATCAGAACTGTTAAGCATCACAACACAAACCCATGGAAGGAGAATTGA
- the LOC121778405 gene encoding zinc finger CCCH domain-containing protein 16-like yields the protein MPPKKELCRYFQRGSCQYGTRCKFLHTTPQQSQSNPFGFGAQTSRSPNPQPNPFGFGAQTSRTPNPQPNPFGFGVQSSAHSRGGDGFVSKPNQVKPFDNKWSRFSNVNNSSAPASRQANNQPSAANHTCTATDIESCKRVILEDLENEKPLWKLTCYGHSRNGPCDIVGDISYDELRALAYDDAKHGKDLASIVERERNLLNSKLLEFQNLAQNPYPVSSAPTPSSQNMFGGGSTIAPVVNNGFSSQVSSFSQLSGSSNTRSAAAPNFSFGQPNAFQNNTQPSSFQTNNSPFNTSGSFGIQPQHSPQSFSPSGTTSSNNGAISAQQNPFSTPASLPQTGNGAGKQLNFFTNEPISASSSIGLTNTSTQLINNTPKENANVDAGIWTKVEWNVGEIPEEEPPAIYIN from the exons ATGCCTCCGAAGAAAGAACTCTGTAGGTATTTTCAGCGTGGCAG CTGTCAGTATGGCACCCGTTGTAAGTTTCTTCACACCACGCCACAGCAAAGTCAGAGCAATCCTTTTGGATTTGGCGCTCAAACTAGTCGTTCTCCAAATCCACAGCCAAACCCTTTTGGTTTTGGCGCTCAAACTAGTCGTACTCCAAATCCGCAGCCAAACCCTTTTGGTTTTGGTGTTCAGAGCAGTGCACACTCAAGAGGGGGTGATGGCTTTGTATCCAAACCAAATCAAGTCAAG CCATTTGATAATAAGTGGAGTCGTTTTTCCAACGTAAACAATAGCAGTGCTCCTGCTTCAAGGCAAGCTAATAATCAGCCTTCAGCTGCTAATCATAC GTGCACCGCAACTGATATCGAGTCCTGCAAACGGGTGATACTGGAAGATCTCGAAAATGAGAAACCCCTATGGAAACTTACCTGTTATGGTCACAGTCGAAA TGGTCCCTGTGACATTGTCGGTGACATCAGCTATGATGAGTTGCGTGCATTAGCATATGATGATGCCAAACATGGAAAAGACTTAGCGTCCATT gttgagagagagaggaattTGCTCAACtccaagttacttgagtttCAGAACCTTGCACAAAATCCTTACCCAGTTTCTTCAGCTCCTACTCCGAGTTCTCAAAATATGTTTGGTGGAGGCAGTACAATTGCTCCAGTCGTGAACAATGGTTTTTCTTCTCAGGTGTCAAGCTTTAGTCAATTGAGTGGATCATCAAACACAAG GTCTGCAGCTGCACCTAATTTTAGCTTTGGTCAACCAAACGCATTCCAGAACAATACTCAGCCATCTAGCTTTCAAACAAACAATTCACCTTTCAACACTTCAG GCTCTTTTGGTATCCAACCTCAACATTCTCCCCAGAGCTTCTCTCCTTCTGGTACTACAAGCTCCAACAATGGTGCAATAAGTGCTCAGCAGAATCCATTTTCAACTCCGGCCAGCTTACCACAGACAGGAAATGGGGCGGGTAAACAGTTAAATTTTTTCACCAATGAACCAATTTCAGCTTCCAGTAGCATTGGATTGACCAACACCAGCACCCAGTTGAT CAACAACACTCCAAAGGAAAACGCTAATGTGGATGCTGGCATTTGGACGAAAGTTGAATGGAATGTCGGCGAG ATCCCAGAAGAAGAGCCTCCAGCGATCTACATTAACTAG